GTGCTTTTTTTGAAAATGAACTCATGAACGTCAGATAGGTTCCCCAAGGGTCTGTATTGGACCCATGCTGACCTTAAACTACACAGCTTGGAAAGTTCAGTTCtgtctgactctgaggacataTATCAGACTTCACAGAGCTCCCTCTGTAAACTAAAGGCTCTGTACAACTCCACAACACCTGGAAACACACTTTGATGTGTAAATGGAAATATAATCTACCCTATATTGATAACACACAATATGGAAGAGATGCATTTTGCAGTACAGTTGGTACCATCTACCCATTCACACATATTCTCATATACTACCAGCACCACTGTCAAGGGCAATTGGAGTTTCAGTATCTCTTTTGCTCACTCTAATGAGTGCCattttccttgtgttttcttaaatcAGCAGTTTGAAAAGATAAAACTATTTCAGCCTGATCTCTGTCCATTGTTCATTGGGTGGTTGAGTATACAGACCAGAAGCAGCGGGGAACTGTTTGCCTGGTCCTGTTCAAAGAGCAGAaactctgacctgcagcaccTCTCAGGGTCGCAGCTGTGGCCATATCGTCATGGATTGCGACTTGTGGATCGCGAGTCAGAGGTcgtggtggtggatccagtgtggtggATTCTATGTCGTGCCGGCTGATCTTAGTGGGAATGGCGGATCCGTTGTCGTGTTTCGTgtcagataatggtggtggacaatgaccgaggtggcagctgatgatggattctaactggcggcagtggacaatgactgtggactatagtggcatccaatcttgatggtggatcatgatcttgctggctgctgaccataaactatgattgcagcaggactacttgacatatagtattgaagttatccttcaaaatgtttactctcatcaatgctgctaaaacctttttcttgatgatgttttcctacacttgacatctattgcccttctgtccgtcctgggagagggatccatcacatgtggctctctctgaggtatctatgtatttttacatgttaaaagggtttttagtagtttttccttactcttgttgagagTTAAGGActgaggatgtctcaccatgttaaagccatATGAgataaattgtaatttgtgaatattttatacaaataaaatttgactgatttattgattaataaAGTTAATTCACTAACATGCTGTGTTTAATCTGCATGCAAATGGGAATatatcaaaacaacaaatcatGGTTTATGAGCAGTTGCATAGTGTAACCATACCTTAGCGAAATGCAGTGACTTCCTGGGGCTTGTTGCACTGACTGGTCTTAGGCCTGGCTTTAACCTCAGTCAGTTGTGACTTCTTCATCCCACTTTACCACCTTGTGTTTGCACATTCTAGGTTTAAGTCTCACCAAGAGCAGCTGTACATTTTGAGCCACGTCAGGAGCAGTCAAATGGCTCTTTGGTAAGAACAAAGTAAACTGAGTCATGGGCTACTTGAGTTGTTCCTTGTATTATTGAGCCCAAACTTCACTGCATCTCACTTTCACAataacagtgaaaacacaattgATATGGCATCACCTTTTGTAATGTTTACTAAGCAGATAAtaaggtttgggttagggttagggttattgcAACCTATACcacatatataaaaataaattggtgGGATGTCTAAGTTCGATTCTGATCCAAGTCTTACCCTATCATATAATCATCTTATTGgttaaataaaagcaaacccttaccctaaccctttcaCAAATAAACCTAGTACCCCGAACCAATCTTTTGATCACGTCTCGGAAAGCAATGAACTTAAAAGGACGCTCACTTTAAAAAGCAGTCAAAATGTGCAAGCCAGTAAATCCAGGTGAAGTGGAGGAGTAAGAGGCTACTCCATGTGCTGAGCCgatctgactctgtctctggaCTCTGGGGCATCTAAAAATAGCAGTTGCTGCTTACAGCTCTGCTGACTGTCTGTTCGCCTCCCTGAGAGAATGGAATGGAAATAGGTCagtaaattgtattttgttcaAATTCGTACTTGAAAGCAGGCAAACAATTTTAATCATTGCCATTGTCTGTCGATGATTTCTAATGCTTAACTGAAATATTGGTGAGGCAGCTACTCAACAAATACTGAAGTGTGTCCTTGGTTTGACTAACTGTGCCATAAGGGATGGTTCTATACAGGAGATGCTGATGCAAATTgaatttaatattaataactacttatataatgataaaaattacaattattttaatagaaaacaaaccaaatatCCTCTTGACATTGGGCTATCGGCAATTGCTGCGAAACTGGTCTCAGTTAGCAGTTTAGAACACAAAGACCAGTTGGAGCCAACCACTGCTGTCATCAAAAGGTTGCTAAGCAGAGTGTTGCGCCCGCCCGCTGCTGCATTATTCTTAGGCAAAGTTTAAATAGaagattttaaaatattaaaacatttgcaaAGTTGTGTCAGGCTGTAGTTATATTTGAGGTCCAAAGAATTTAAAATTGTTGTCTTTCTTTTGAGGTTTCAGTTAGGAACCCATTTATGTTTACTGCACATTTATCAATGTTATACTATTTGCAGTTTCCAGACCACTACATGCTCGTTGTACATGTATTTGGTTTTATGGTGTTCACTGTATCTTGAAGAAATATAGTTAAGTTCTTCTGTTTACTTTAATTCCTATGAATTTGGAACCAGGCTGAAATGCTGACAATAAAAATCATACCGTATCAGCAAATCCATATTTGAAAATTTAGTAGTTGGCCTTGATAGTCATTACTGTATCTCACGGACATgaacatgaaaagaaaagagtgaatATCAGTCATAACTTTTCTTTGAGATTTTGAAAAACTGAATATTGTGTCTGATGAAATAGAATATAATGTTATTCTCTTCAGAGTGACATGGAATATTTTAATACGACTTTGGGTGGTTCTGGAGACAAAAGGCATATTCATTATACGAATTCAGTGTCTCCCACTTTTACTTACAAAATCCCAGCCCCAATGCAGCAAACTGTGAGGACATGTCCCATGATGTCCAGTGATGTTAGCACATTATTAAACAAACTGGATTTAAATAAGACCTTTCACTATACAGCCATATTCACCCACTCATACACCCAAATTGatatcacacattcacatactgTCGTCAAAGCCTTTGTGGGCTATTTGGTGTTCAGTGTtttgtccaaggacacttctgcatgtGGACTTAAGGAGGAATCAAACCATAAACATTATAGTAAGTGGCCGACTATCACCAGAGCTGCAGACGCCATACATTACTGCTCTCTACTGATGCTCTGATGGTCTcttatcttattctcaggaAAGTGTCCACAGGGGAGAAGACCCATTCTGTTATTTATGCAGCAACATGAGCAGGAGTATTTATTCTGCAGGGACCAGATCTCCATTCTTATCACAGTGTGTGATTAGCCATTTACTGTAATGTTACAGCATCAGTTGATAAATTGTATTTTAGATTTGTGTTGaatttataaatacacacacacacacacagtcagttacTTTCAGATGTTTTGGAGTATAGGGTGTGGTCTTAGTGCATTGTGGGTACATGCCCTCCACCCATGTCATTTCCACACAAGCTAATtattattagtgtgtgtgtgtgtccttaaaaGTGTTTGGTTTTCAGCGTCCTCTTGTATtcactcaaacaaaacacaggtcAAGTTGAGATGCTGCTCCTGTTTACgatggatgtttttttctctttaaaaatgGAACGCTGCTACAGTTAAAGGGGAAATCATACTGTGGTTTCAATAAAGTTCACAAAAATTGGGGAAGGCAGAGGCTAAGATGTTCTGACTtttactactaataataatagtaaagaTTGTCTGGTAAATTCCCACATTTCAAACTCCAAACAATACAAGACATGTATAACTTGATGACATCTCCATGACATCATCAACCATATCTATTGTATAAAACTCAAAGTATTAACAAGTTAGGCTATGTTCTCTAAGCAAACAGAAAGCGTAgggtaaaatgtattatttcaaCATTATGTTTGCATTTTGTCAACATGAAATTtgacaaaaataattaattctGTTAAAAGAAAAGGACACTGTCAGGTGCTTGTTTTAATGAttataaaaaaggacaaaaatgcAGTGAAAGATCAAATTGGACCTGCTTATGAGTATGGTCACATTCCTAAAATGCattgttttttgtaatttttgggCCAGCTTTTTCATTTACCAAGACACATTATCACCAATCAGTGCTCCTGTTAGATTACTGCTCCATCCCAAGGTTTGCGGTCTGAATGAATTTGATTAAATACAAAACGTTTTATATAGTAGAGTATATAAGCTACCAAATGTGATATATACAAAGTTAAGAAGAGTCATTAAGATTTTCACAAAGGTTCAATAATCATAACAGTGGTTTGAAACCAAGTTCTTTCCAGGGCCGTGTCCTAAGACCATTATTGTTCACCTAAACTACTGTTCCAAATACTGCCCAACTCACATAATCAGGTTCAGCAGCATGGCCTTGGGTTACACCAACAACTTGTCATTTAATCATGACAAGACAAAGGAGATCGACTTCAAGAGAAACTGCACTTCTACCGCTCTACTGCTGAGTTTCTCAAGCAAAGAGTTCCAGGCTTTGCAAATCAGAGAGCCCAGCAGCGCCTGCACCTCCCCTCATGTCCTCCCCTCACTCTACAAAGGCACGGTGACCAGCTGCCTCTCTGTCTTATATGGAAAATGCTGGTTCTCTGACCAGGAGCCCCTGAagagagaggtgaagaaaactaaatcagatatttttgttctttgtaCCGTCCAGCTCTTGTTCCGAAAAGGCTGCTTGAGCAGGGCCACCAGCAGAGACTCCATCCACCCCTCACATGGAGTGTTTACCCCTTTGCCTTCTGGCAAACAGCACCACAGCCCACGGTGAAGGGCTGTCAGGTTCATAGAGCTCTTTCCCACAGGGCATCAGACTTCTCTGAAATATACCCACTACATTATATGAGGCCCACTTTTTGAAaccgactcacacacacaaacacacacatgaacttgACTGAATACTTGTATACTTACAAGTTACTCTTCTCTTGTCTACGTTAACATGCCCATATTCATGGTGCAAAAATTAAAACTGCTGccattattatgatgatgatcaGGGATGTCCGATAATATCGGTCGGCCGATAATATCGGCCGATATTAGCctatttttttaatatctgtTCATATCGTTATCGGATTTTCCACCGATAATGAAAACCGATTATAATGCCTGGGTtgtgctgccactgctgcttgTTGGGTCCTGACATTTACCGGCGCGCAattgatgacatcaacaaaccGCACCTggaaccaaaacaacaacagaagagtGTGGTTAGTGTGGCTAACAGGTTGCCCGCTAGTTGCTTCACAAAATGTCTGCGGTCTGGAATTTTTTTAACGTTTCACCTGCGGATAGCAGATTTGCGGTTTGTAAAGATTGTGAGGCGCATGTCATGCGAGGGGGGAGCAAGGCTTCGTCATTCAACACTTCGAATTTAATCTGTCACATTAAGAAGAACCACCCCGAGGCACACGAAGCGTTTTTGCAGCAAAGTAAGGCAAAACAACAACGAGGAAAGGACTCCCTGCAGAAAACAACGCAACTGTCGCTCAAAcagtcagcagaaaaaaaaatgaaatacaacaagGAACACCCGAGAGCGAAAGCTATCAGCCAAAAAATCATGGAGTGCATTGCACTGGATAATCAGCCGTTTTCAATCGCGCAAGACGCCGGATTCAGCAAACTTGTGGAGTTCCTCGAGCCGCGCTTTGCCATGCCCAGTCGCAAGAATTTCTCTGATGTTTGCCTCCCCGAGTTGTACAGTGTTGTTTATGAACACGTCGAGAAGCTAATTTCTGATGCTGTAGCCATTAGTTTCACGACAGATATCTGGTCTTCAAGCGTTAGCCAGGTTAGCATGCTGAGCTTGACGGCTCAATGGCTGGACCCGGACTTTAAGCTCGTCAAGACTGTGCTTCATTCTCAAGAGTGCCGTGGGTCTCACACGGCACAAGCGATCACATGTGCCTTTGAAAAGATGTTTGAAACATGGAAAATCTCCAAGGAGAGGGTGCATGTAATAGTTCGGGACAACGCACGCAACATGGCTAAAGCTACGTCGGAGTTTGGTGTGCTAAGTCTGCCCTGCATGGCACACACCTTGCAGCTGGCAGTGAACGGAGGTGCCCTGTCTCAACGCAACATAGCAGATGCTCTGGCTGTGGGTAGACGTGTGATAGGCCACTTCAAACACTCACCACTGGCTTGCAGTCGTTTTGAAGACATACAAAAAGAACTCAACATGCCTGTGAAAAAGCTGCAACAGGATGTATCCACTAGGTGGAATTCCACCTATTATATGATGCAGAGACTGGTGGAGCAGAAGAGAGCATTGAGTGCATATGCTGCAGATTATGAACTCCCAGCAACATTGAATGCAACTCAGTGGGGGATTCTGGAGAAGATGACCAACCTCCTGGAACCATTTGAACAACTTACCAAAGACATCAGCTCTGCGGAGGCCACTGCTGCAGATGTCATCCCTGCTGTGA
The window above is part of the Platichthys flesus chromosome 21, fPlaFle2.1, whole genome shotgun sequence genome. Proteins encoded here:
- the LOC133932927 gene encoding zinc finger BED domain-containing protein 4-like, which codes for MSAVWNFFNVSPADSRFAVCKDCEAHVMRGGSKASSFNTSNLICHIKKNHPEAHEAFLQQSKAKQQRGKDSLQKTTQLSLKQSAEKKMKYNKEHPRAKAISQKIMECIALDNQPFSIAQDAGFSKLVEFLEPRFAMPSRKNFSDVCLPELYSVVYEHVEKLISDAVAISFTTDIWSSSVSQVSMLSLTAQWLDPDFKLVKTVLHSQECRGSHTAQAITCAFEKMFETWKISKERVHVIVRDNARNMAKATSEFGVLSLPCMAHTLQLAVNGGALSQRNIADALAVGRRVIGHFKHSPLACSRFEDIQKELNMPVKKLQQDVSTRWNSTYYMMQRLVEQKRALSAYAADYELPATLNATQWGILEKMTNLLEPFEQLTKDISSAEATAADVIPAVMSLTRLLARVDESDKGVLTAKRTLLEAVCNRFNGVQSEPLYAIATLVDARYKDRYFDSDKKGEALNMLLSVVDEMAGGGNDQQEETAGARSDDPSQEDGDPRQEERNPRQEDGNPRPPKKARNESLQDMYQEILAENDIITQATTGETASQVHTYLGEVLILKKECPLSYWKSNQARFPALARVARKYLTAPCTSVDSERLFSAVSHVIDEKRNRIHCDNAEMLIFIQKNLPLKQ